The Arthrobacter sp. NicSoilC5 genome has a window encoding:
- the rplA gene encoding 50S ribosomal protein L1 — MAKRSKAYEAAAAKIDAEKHYAPFEAVTLAKDTNPSKFDATVEVAFRLGVDPRKADQMVRGTVNLPHGTGKTARVLVFATGDKAEAAIAAGADFVGSDDLIEKIAGGWTDFDAAVATPDLMGKVGRLGKVLGPRNLMPNPKTGTVTPDVTKAVNDIKGGKIDFRVDKHSNLHFIIGKVSFDAIKLAENYAAALEEVLRLKPSAAKGRYIQKATVATTFGPGISVDPNVTKVLTEA, encoded by the coding sequence ATGGCAAAGCGCAGCAAAGCATATGAGGCAGCAGCCGCCAAGATCGACGCGGAGAAGCACTACGCACCGTTCGAGGCAGTAACGCTGGCCAAGGACACCAACCCGTCCAAGTTCGACGCCACCGTTGAGGTCGCTTTCCGCCTCGGCGTCGACCCCCGCAAGGCTGACCAGATGGTCCGCGGCACCGTCAACCTGCCCCACGGCACCGGTAAGACCGCCCGCGTCCTGGTTTTCGCAACGGGTGACAAGGCTGAGGCCGCAATCGCAGCCGGCGCCGACTTCGTTGGTTCCGACGACCTGATCGAAAAGATCGCCGGCGGCTGGACCGACTTCGACGCCGCCGTTGCCACCCCTGACCTCATGGGCAAGGTTGGCCGCCTCGGTAAGGTCCTGGGCCCGCGTAACCTGATGCCGAACCCGAAGACGGGCACCGTGACCCCCGACGTCACCAAGGCCGTCAACGACATCAAGGGTGGAAAGATCGACTTCCGCGTCGACAAGCACTCCAACCTGCACTTCATCATCGGCAAGGTTTCCTTCGACGCCATCAAGCTGGCCGAGAACTACGCAGCAGCACTGGAAGAGGTTCTTCGCCTCAAGCCGTCCGCTGCGAAGGGCCGCTACATCCAGAAGGCCACCGTTGCCACCACGTTCGGCCCCGGCATCTCCGTGGACCCCAACGTCACCAAGGTGCTCACCGAGGCATAG
- the rplK gene encoding 50S ribosomal protein L11, with translation MAPKKKVTGLIKLQIQAGAANPAPPIGPALGQHGVNIMEFCKAYNAATEAQRGNVIPVEITVYEDRSFTFITKTPPAAELIKKAAGVAKGSSTPHTVKVAKLTQAQVNEIASTKMEDLNATSLEGAAKIIAGTARSMGITVEG, from the coding sequence TTGGCTCCCAAGAAGAAGGTCACCGGCCTCATCAAGCTGCAGATCCAGGCAGGTGCCGCCAACCCGGCCCCGCCGATCGGTCCTGCGCTTGGCCAGCACGGTGTCAACATCATGGAATTCTGCAAGGCGTACAACGCTGCGACGGAAGCCCAGCGCGGAAACGTCATCCCCGTGGAAATCACAGTCTACGAGGACCGTTCCTTCACGTTCATCACCAAGACCCCGCCGGCTGCAGAGCTCATCAAGAAGGCTGCAGGCGTCGCCAAGGGTTCATCCACCCCGCACACCGTCAAGGTTGCCAAGCTGACCCAGGCCCAGGTCAACGAGATCGCCTCCACCAAGATGGAAGACCTCAACGCCACCAGCCTCGAAGGCGCAGCGAAGATCATCGCCGGCACCGCCCGCTCCATGGGCATCACCGTCGAGGGCTAA